A single window of Phycisphaerae bacterium DNA harbors:
- a CDS encoding OmpA family protein — translation MNARPSVLAMLLALVALVGGCCQKEKAQIEQLMGENEALADQLRACNENLDAKEADLAQARDALASARNQSNQLQAALDKARSQPPLPAGWEERGGVTMTSLSTQVLFDSGKAKLKGGATGRLDKVISEIRRSFPGRDVYIIGCTDSDPIRKSGWKDNLDLSLARSAEVTRYMTRHGLSAKQVVTGGVGEHRPTGKGKSADRRVEFWILRTPR, via the coding sequence GTGAACGCAAGACCTTCTGTCCTGGCGATGCTTCTTGCCCTCGTGGCCCTGGTCGGCGGATGCTGCCAGAAGGAAAAGGCGCAAATCGAGCAGTTGATGGGCGAAAATGAGGCCCTCGCCGATCAGCTCCGGGCGTGCAACGAGAATCTCGACGCCAAGGAGGCGGACCTGGCCCAGGCCCGCGACGCCCTGGCCTCCGCCCGCAACCAGAGCAATCAGCTTCAGGCGGCATTGGACAAGGCCCGCAGCCAGCCGCCGCTTCCGGCTGGGTGGGAAGAGCGGGGCGGGGTCACCATGACCTCGTTGTCGACGCAGGTGCTCTTCGATTCGGGCAAGGCCAAGCTCAAGGGCGGCGCTACGGGACGGTTGGACAAGGTGATCTCCGAGATCCGTCGCAGCTTCCCGGGCCGTGACGTCTACATCATCGGCTGTACCGACTCCGATCCGATTCGCAAGAGCGGTTGGAAGGACAACCTGGACCTCTCGCTGGCCCGGTCGGCTGAAGTCACCCGCTACATGACCAGGCACGGCCTGAGCGCCAAGCAGGTGGTCACCGGCGGCGTGGGCGAGCATCGCCCGACCGGCAAGGGCAAGTCCGCCGACCGTCGCGTCGAGTTCTGGATCCTCAGGACGCCGCGGTAG
- a CDS encoding DUF89 family protein has product MAVFPLIREPDRYKPGPIDLEADAEARAHWLEHFRDHLDTLMPLLYQQAATPDQRERADRFAREYCDGVDRLAAHPEDFAGRCNIVFDYLRDGLLREHGFPDPYKAIKDAENNRAVALYPALVGELAGHADLRELIEVLVRNVFAGNIFDMGSLAFVAAYQSSGQDFFATRRNLRRRPWLIDHLDRLTDFLIDGRFSDVMMFVDNAGADVVLGAVPFAKHLARCAERVTLVANSLATLNDITIDELNIVLNRLRAVDDELDAMLWAGRLTTLASGTGEPLLDLTTVSEQCADRARACDFLILEGMGRSVESNREVEFLCPTLKIALLKSEFIARRLGGQIYDPVCRFELPSA; this is encoded by the coding sequence GTGGCCGTCTTCCCTCTGATCCGAGAGCCCGACCGCTACAAGCCCGGCCCGATCGATCTGGAGGCGGACGCCGAAGCCCGCGCCCACTGGCTCGAGCACTTCCGCGACCACCTCGATACGCTCATGCCGCTGTTGTACCAGCAGGCCGCCACGCCCGATCAGCGCGAGCGCGCCGATCGCTTTGCCCGCGAGTATTGCGACGGCGTCGACCGCCTGGCCGCCCATCCCGAGGATTTCGCCGGCCGCTGCAACATCGTCTTCGACTACCTCCGCGACGGCCTGCTCCGCGAGCACGGCTTCCCCGATCCGTACAAGGCGATCAAGGACGCTGAGAACAACCGCGCCGTCGCCCTCTACCCAGCCCTTGTTGGCGAACTCGCCGGACACGCCGACCTGCGCGAACTGATCGAGGTGCTCGTCCGCAACGTCTTTGCCGGAAACATTTTCGACATGGGGTCGCTGGCCTTCGTCGCAGCCTACCAGAGCAGCGGCCAGGACTTCTTCGCGACCCGCCGCAACCTCCGCCGGCGCCCATGGCTGATCGATCACCTTGACCGGCTCACCGACTTTCTGATCGACGGCCGATTCTCTGATGTCATGATGTTCGTCGACAACGCCGGCGCCGACGTGGTTCTCGGGGCCGTGCCGTTCGCCAAGCACCTGGCCCGCTGCGCCGAGCGCGTGACCCTCGTCGCCAACAGCCTGGCCACCCTCAACGACATCACGATCGACGAACTCAACATCGTCCTTAACCGCCTCCGCGCCGTGGACGACGAACTCGACGCCATGCTCTGGGCCGGGCGCCTGACCACCCTGGCCTCCGGTACCGGCGAGCCGCTGCTGGACCTGACCACCGTCTCCGAGCAATGCGCCGACCGGGCCCGCGCCTGCGACTTTCTGATCCTTGAAGGCATGGGCCGATCCGTCGAATCCAACCGCGAGGTCGAATTCCTCTGTCCCACCCTCAAAATCGCCCTCCTGAAGTCCGAATTTATCGCCCGCCGCCTGGGCGGCCAGATCTACGACCCCGTCTGCAGATTCGAGCTTCCCTCCGCCTGA
- the hisA gene encoding 1-(5-phosphoribosyl)-5-[(5-phosphoribosylamino)methylideneamino]imidazole-4-carboxamide isomerase — translation MDILPSIDIRDGKVVRLIQGDYDQQIDYDRSPVDVASQFAQAGAAWLHMVDLDGAKTGQVYNTAVIRDVLNSTDLKVEVGGGVRNQRTIQRLLDAGADRVIIGTRSLEDWEWFTEIVHDPDFREKIVLGMDARDGLLAAHGWTKQTKLAAVDLARKVSKWPLAAIVYTDIAKDGMLAGPNFEQVELVAKSTDVPVIASGGVTSLEDVERLKDLPVAGAIIGRAFYEGKIDLAEAVRRALE, via the coding sequence ATGGACATACTGCCTTCCATTGACATCCGCGACGGCAAGGTCGTTCGCCTCATTCAGGGCGACTACGACCAGCAGATCGACTACGATCGCAGCCCGGTCGACGTGGCTTCGCAGTTCGCCCAGGCCGGCGCCGCCTGGCTGCACATGGTCGATCTGGACGGAGCCAAGACCGGACAGGTCTACAACACCGCCGTCATCCGCGACGTGCTCAATTCGACCGACTTGAAGGTCGAAGTCGGCGGCGGCGTCCGCAACCAGCGGACCATTCAGCGGCTTCTCGACGCCGGGGCCGACCGCGTGATCATCGGCACGCGCAGCCTTGAGGACTGGGAGTGGTTCACCGAGATCGTCCACGACCCCGACTTCCGCGAGAAGATCGTGTTGGGCATGGACGCCCGCGACGGGCTGCTCGCCGCCCACGGCTGGACCAAACAGACCAAACTCGCCGCCGTCGATCTTGCCCGCAAGGTCAGCAAGTGGCCGCTGGCCGCCATCGTCTATACCGACATCGCCAAGGACGGCATGCTCGCCGGCCCCAACTTCGAGCAGGTCGAACTGGTCGCCAAGTCCACCGACGTGCCAGTGATCGCCTCGGGCGGCGTGACCAGCCTCGAGGATGTCGAGCGGCTCAAGGATCTGCCGGTGGCCGGCGCCATCATCGGCCGGGCGTTCTATGAGGGCAAGATCGACCTGGCCGAAGCGGTTCGACGGGCTCTAGAATAG
- a CDS encoding prepilin peptidase: protein MPEMVLIAFVAVLGACVGSFLNVVIYRLPRDESLVHPGSHCPSCSRPIAWFDNIPILSWLLLAGRCRRCKQPISIRYALVETATAMLFVAIYDAFGKSGMHMGLTDPVIDFPILVAHLFLLGGLVVISVLDIQYYLIDLRIVYVMVAASLIGWAIGWRSEQAYLWPAPGLYALCGSLGAVAGEFLRRLVLSRRTGAAPEEGDEQIVREPQFGEEPRGDQAPPPMPAWQTMLLVLYVLLGLALIVWCMVGSPARDDYTLRAWSCLGWIFFAIIIGCIPQRTSDVEIVEAIENEKPEARRQAVRELADLMPATLGLVLMLVLPALWPGMAAAMDSLLHATVAGRQPVMGLTAALHGVVVAAFFGWAVRIFFTLVFGKEAMGVGDIYILAAVAAGAGSTVAIVGFFAGSVIGVFGVALLLLWKTSRALSYGPWIAIGALFCLLFYDRFVNYLSTSVAGLASLVQGG, encoded by the coding sequence ATGCCCGAGATGGTCTTGATCGCATTTGTGGCCGTGCTGGGGGCCTGCGTCGGCAGCTTCCTGAACGTGGTGATTTACCGTCTGCCGCGGGACGAGTCGCTGGTCCATCCCGGTTCGCACTGCCCTTCGTGCAGCCGTCCGATCGCGTGGTTCGACAACATCCCGATCCTCAGTTGGCTGCTGCTGGCCGGCCGGTGCCGCCGCTGCAAACAGCCGATCAGCATTCGCTATGCGCTGGTCGAGACGGCGACCGCCATGCTGTTCGTGGCGATCTACGATGCGTTCGGCAAGTCCGGCATGCACATGGGTCTGACCGATCCGGTGATTGACTTTCCGATCCTGGTCGCCCACCTGTTTTTGCTGGGCGGTTTGGTGGTGATCTCGGTGCTCGACATTCAGTATTACCTGATCGACCTTCGGATCGTCTACGTGATGGTGGCGGCCTCGCTGATCGGATGGGCAATCGGGTGGCGCAGCGAGCAGGCGTACCTGTGGCCGGCGCCCGGCCTCTACGCGCTGTGCGGTTCGCTCGGCGCGGTGGCTGGAGAGTTCCTGCGGCGGCTGGTGCTGTCGCGCCGCACGGGTGCTGCGCCCGAGGAAGGGGATGAGCAGATCGTCCGCGAGCCGCAGTTCGGCGAGGAGCCGCGAGGCGATCAGGCCCCGCCGCCGATGCCCGCGTGGCAGACCATGCTGTTGGTGCTCTACGTGCTGCTGGGACTGGCCCTGATCGTCTGGTGCATGGTCGGTTCGCCGGCCCGCGACGACTACACGCTTCGAGCCTGGTCGTGTCTGGGCTGGATCTTCTTCGCCATCATCATCGGCTGCATTCCTCAGCGGACCTCGGACGTCGAGATCGTCGAGGCGATCGAAAACGAAAAACCGGAAGCCCGCCGGCAGGCCGTCCGCGAACTGGCCGACCTGATGCCGGCCACGCTCGGATTGGTCCTGATGCTCGTCTTGCCCGCCCTCTGGCCCGGCATGGCCGCGGCGATGGATAGCCTGCTGCACGCAACCGTCGCCGGCCGTCAGCCGGTGATGGGCCTGACCGCTGCGCTGCACGGGGTGGTGGTGGCGGCGTTTTTCGGCTGGGCCGTCCGCATCTTCTTCACGCTCGTTTTCGGCAAGGAGGCGATGGGCGTCGGCGACATCTACATCCTGGCCGCCGTCGCCGCCGGGGCCGGCTCGACGGTGGCGATCGTCGGTTTCTTCGCCGGGTCGGTCATTGGCGTTTTCGGCGTGGCGTTGTTACTATTGTGGAAAACGTCTCGGGCCCTGAGTTACGGACCGTGGATTGCCATCGGGGCCTTGTTTTGCCTGTTGTTCTATGATAGGTTCGTCAACTACTTGAGCACGTCGGTCGCCGGTCTGGCGTCTCTGGTGCAGGGCGGTTAG